The Chryseolinea soli genome contains a region encoding:
- a CDS encoding LysR family transcriptional regulator — protein sequence MEIRHLKLIKAIAEEGSLTKAIDKLHLTQSALSYQLKEAEQHIGTKLFSRVNKKMVLTKAGEKLFETAKEILDKLAETEQQIKKSVFGEFGEIKISTECFSSYHWLPSVMKQFQLLYPNVDLKIVAEATHYPLQKLLNGILDVAITSDPVKNDKLKYIELFQDEMVVIVPSHHAWVEKKFVLPKDFVNEHLLIHSLPLETVTVHQFFLAPAKVTPKKITPIPLTEASIEMVKADMGIMVMAKWAAQPYLRHNALRAVKIGKAGLKRKHYVAMMAHKTYPPYFTQFVEFLQHEINLQFDV from the coding sequence ATGGAGATCCGTCATTTAAAGTTAATCAAAGCCATTGCTGAAGAGGGAAGTTTGACCAAAGCCATAGACAAACTTCATCTCACCCAATCCGCGCTCAGCTATCAGCTGAAGGAAGCGGAACAACACATCGGCACCAAACTATTTTCCCGCGTCAATAAAAAGATGGTGCTCACAAAGGCCGGCGAGAAATTGTTCGAGACGGCAAAGGAGATTTTGGACAAACTTGCTGAGACGGAGCAACAAATAAAGAAAAGCGTCTTCGGCGAATTTGGCGAGATCAAGATCAGTACGGAATGCTTCTCCAGCTACCACTGGCTTCCATCGGTCATGAAGCAGTTTCAACTCTTATATCCCAATGTCGATTTAAAGATCGTTGCCGAGGCCACACACTATCCCCTGCAAAAATTGCTGAACGGGATTTTGGATGTGGCCATCACCAGCGATCCGGTGAAGAATGACAAGCTAAAATACATTGAGCTGTTCCAGGACGAGATGGTCGTCATCGTTCCCAGCCACCACGCCTGGGTGGAGAAAAAATTTGTCCTTCCAAAAGACTTTGTCAACGAGCACCTTCTCATCCACTCCCTGCCGCTGGAAACGGTCACGGTGCATCAATTCTTCCTGGCGCCGGCCAAAGTAACTCCCAAAAAGATCACGCCCATTCCGCTAACCGAGGCATCCATTGAAATGGTGAAGGCAGATATGGGAATTATGGTCATGGCGAAGTGGGCAGCACAGCCCTACCTCCGGCATAACGCGTTGAGAGCTGTGAAGATTGGGAAGGCAGGATTAAAACGAAAACACTATGTGGCGATGATGGCCCATAAGACATACCCGCCATATTTCACGCAGTTCGTTGAATTCCTGCAACACGAAATCAACTTGCAATTCGATGTTTAG
- a CDS encoding SnoaL-like domain-containing protein, whose translation MTAKTKEALTTQQVADRFDTLAQEERWFEIQDELFADNVRSIEPPNSAYLQDAEGKGPVRKKGEAFVAKVQAVHRMYTTHPIVGGDHFAVGREMDMTVEGHGRVVINELMVYKVKDGQIVLEQFIY comes from the coding sequence ATGACAGCGAAAACAAAAGAAGCGCTGACCACACAGCAAGTGGCAGACCGTTTTGACACATTAGCCCAAGAAGAACGTTGGTTCGAGATCCAGGATGAGCTTTTTGCCGACAATGTGAGAAGCATAGAGCCTCCAAACTCAGCGTATCTCCAGGATGCAGAAGGCAAAGGTCCCGTTCGCAAAAAGGGTGAAGCTTTTGTGGCGAAGGTGCAGGCCGTTCACCGGATGTATACCACCCATCCCATTGTGGGTGGCGATCATTTTGCTGTGGGCCGGGAAATGGATATGACGGTGGAAGGTCATGGACGAGTTGTCATCAACGAACTCATGGTCTATAAAGTAAAAGATGGCCAGATCGTCCTGGAGCAATTCATCTACTAG
- a CDS encoding GNAT family N-acetyltransferase produces the protein MEYNIRPCEQGDLPVLVSLCGSHAAHERASYSPDGKQEALHRAIFAGSPSLYCYVVESQASVVGYFTFTFDFSTWDARRFLYLDCLYLNAEYRNLGIGKKVFDLLVDIATQNQCVNIQWQTPLFNERAIKFYNRVGARAKEKMRFSLEPTAANKAYK, from the coding sequence ATGGAATATAACATCCGGCCCTGTGAACAGGGCGACTTGCCGGTTCTGGTAAGCTTATGCGGAAGCCATGCAGCCCACGAACGGGCATCCTATTCACCGGATGGAAAACAGGAGGCACTCCACAGGGCGATCTTCGCCGGATCGCCTTCTTTGTATTGTTACGTGGTGGAATCCCAGGCATCCGTCGTCGGCTACTTCACTTTCACGTTTGATTTTTCGACTTGGGATGCCCGGCGGTTTTTATATCTCGATTGTTTGTATCTGAATGCCGAATACAGGAACTTGGGAATAGGAAAGAAAGTATTTGACCTCCTGGTGGACATTGCTACACAAAACCAATGCGTAAACATTCAATGGCAGACACCCCTCTTTAACGAGCGGGCTATCAAATTTTACAACCGGGTGGGAGCGAGGGCAAAGGAAAAGATGCGATTCTCTCTTGAGCCAACAGCCGCAAATAAAGCTTATAAATAG
- a CDS encoding DUF2911 domain-containing protein translates to MKTSLFCLFAFASITIHTADAQEIRMKIPAASSGQRIEQDFGLGTISVKYYRPNTKGRKIFSGVEPYGIVWRTGANNATVIQLTDTIQVEGHTLQPGAYSLFSIPDANEWTVIFNKNIDQWGAYSYDEKQDVLRVKVKPAKLTAKVETLTIQFADVHEEDCLLQILWENTGINLHLTTDVDNRIMANIQEAMKGERKPYYMSAIWCYNHNRNLDQALQWMQEADKAQPQAYNVKYWLARLQLKTGDKKSAVASANAGLKLASEENNAEYIRLNKEVLHEAGVN, encoded by the coding sequence ATGAAAACATCTTTATTTTGCCTCTTTGCTTTTGCAAGCATCACCATCCATACGGCGGACGCACAGGAGATCCGAATGAAAATACCGGCTGCCAGTTCGGGGCAGCGGATCGAACAGGATTTTGGACTGGGGACGATCTCGGTGAAGTATTATAGACCCAATACCAAAGGCAGAAAGATCTTTAGCGGCGTGGAGCCGTATGGGATCGTTTGGCGGACCGGCGCTAACAACGCCACCGTGATCCAATTGACGGACACCATCCAGGTGGAAGGCCACACGTTGCAGCCCGGTGCCTATTCACTTTTCAGCATTCCCGATGCCAATGAATGGACCGTTATTTTCAATAAAAATATCGACCAGTGGGGAGCTTACTCCTACGATGAAAAACAAGATGTGCTTCGCGTGAAAGTGAAGCCAGCTAAGTTGACCGCCAAGGTTGAAACGTTAACCATTCAATTTGCCGATGTGCATGAGGAAGATTGCTTGCTTCAAATCCTCTGGGAAAACACGGGCATCAATCTTCATTTAACAACCGACGTTGACAATCGCATCATGGCTAATATTCAGGAAGCGATGAAGGGTGAACGGAAGCCTTATTATATGTCGGCTATCTGGTGTTACAATCATAACCGGAATCTTGACCAGGCACTTCAGTGGATGCAGGAGGCGGACAAGGCACAACCGCAGGCTTATAATGTGAAATACTGGTTGGCGAGGTTGCAGTTGAAGACGGGAGATAAGAAGTCAGCGGTTGCGTCGGCGAATGCGGGGTTGAAGTTGGCTTCGGAGGAGAATAATGCGGAGTATATTCGGTTGAATAAGGAGGTTTTGCACGAGGCGGGGGTGAACTAG
- a CDS encoding rhodanese-like domain-containing protein: MNAQIKHYEDKLAYEMDPSDLFAALNNGEKIIALDARKPFGYEAEHIPGALNIPHREMNEQTTKHLDKAVLYVTYCDGIGCNASTKGALNMARLGFKVKELMGGIEWWKFDGYETEGTKAAKGLKIECAC; encoded by the coding sequence ATGAACGCACAAATTAAACATTACGAAGACAAGCTGGCCTATGAAATGGATCCCTCCGACCTGTTCGCAGCGCTAAACAATGGTGAAAAAATCATAGCCCTGGATGCCCGCAAGCCCTTTGGATACGAAGCCGAGCACATTCCCGGCGCACTGAATATTCCCCATCGTGAAATGAACGAACAAACCACAAAACACCTCGACAAAGCGGTGTTGTATGTAACGTACTGCGACGGCATTGGATGCAACGCATCCACCAAGGGAGCGCTGAACATGGCAAGGCTTGGCTTCAAAGTAAAGGAATTGATGGGCGGGATCGAATGGTGGAAGTTCGATGGCTATGAAACGGAAGGGACCAAAGCGGCAAAAGGTCTGAAGAT